From the genome of Bacteroidales bacterium, one region includes:
- a CDS encoding GtrA family protein, with protein sequence MFDWLNQNLIYKFIKFGVVGFSGVLVDFGITFVCKEWFKIPKYVSNAIGFTVAASTNYYLNRIWTFYSKNPNMLREFGDFFIISLIGLAINTLILYLCVKKLKLNFYLAKLFAIGVTTIWNFSANYLYTFAT encoded by the coding sequence ATGTTTGACTGGCTAAATCAAAACTTAATTTATAAATTTATAAAATTCGGAGTCGTTGGATTTTCCGGTGTTTTGGTGGATTTTGGGATTACATTTGTATGTAAAGAGTGGTTCAAAATTCCTAAATATGTTTCAAATGCAATCGGCTTTACTGTTGCCGCTTCAACTAACTATTACTTAAATAGAATCTGGACTTTTTACAGTAAAAATCCTAACATGTTGCGCGAGTTTGGTGATTTTTTTATAATTAGCTTAATAGGTCTAGCTATCAACACCTTAATACTTTATTTATGCGTCAAAAAACTTAAATTAAATTTTTACTTAGCCAAACTGTTTGCCATAGGTGTAACCACTATTTGGAACTTTTCAGCTAATTACTTATATACTTTTGCGACTTGA
- a CDS encoding glycosyltransferase family 2 protein, translating to MLSVCIPVYNTYIRELIAELSKQVKMFNLDVEIRVYDDKSNEDFREENRSIGNYDGVIYNELPENIGRSAIRNKLAKESLGDSILFLDGDVKVIKSNFIKDYYDYHTDNKVVVGGVEYADELPDVSYKLRWKYGRQRETVPAKERQLYPYRSFMTGNVLIPRDLMIENPFDEQIDGYGHEDTKFGYQLRKRKYPILHIDNPVQHDGLETSQEFLTKTRIGIENLIALWKRMDYSVDFEATVKLLKTAQKFNKLIIRGLILLSFFILRKVVEQNLKSNIPNLILFDYYKLCVALSAIKKTRKE from the coding sequence ATGCTTTCCGTTTGTATCCCAGTGTATAACACGTATATACGTGAATTGATAGCAGAACTTTCGAAACAGGTTAAGATGTTTAATCTTGATGTGGAGATACGTGTTTATGACGACAAATCAAACGAGGATTTTCGCGAAGAAAATCGTTCAATTGGCAATTATGATGGTGTGATATACAATGAGTTGCCTGAAAATATCGGCAGGTCAGCAATTCGTAATAAATTGGCAAAAGAATCACTAGGAGATTCGATTCTGTTTTTAGATGGAGACGTAAAAGTCATTAAATCAAATTTTATAAAAGATTACTACGATTATCATACTGATAATAAAGTGGTTGTAGGAGGTGTAGAATATGCTGATGAGTTGCCAGATGTTTCTTATAAATTGAGATGGAAGTACGGCAGACAACGTGAAACAGTTCCTGCAAAAGAACGTCAACTATATCCGTATAGATCATTTATGACTGGGAATGTTCTAATTCCGCGTGACTTAATGATTGAAAACCCTTTTGATGAGCAGATAGACGGATATGGTCATGAGGATACAAAGTTTGGATATCAGTTGAGAAAAAGAAAATATCCAATATTGCACATCGATAATCCTGTACAACACGATGGATTAGAGACTTCGCAAGAGTTTTTAACAAAAACGAGGATAGGTATTGAAAACTTAATAGCCTTGTGGAAACGTATGGACTACTCTGTTGATTTTGAGGCGACTGTTAAATTGTTAAAGACAGCCCAAAAGTTCAATAAGCTAATAATTCGTGGTCTAATACTATTATCTTTTTTTATTTTGCGCAAAGTTGTTGAGCAAAACCTGAAAAGCAATATTCCTAACCTTATTTTGTTTGATTATTACAAATTATGTGTAGCTTTAAGTGCTATAAAAAAGACAAGAAAAGAGTAA
- the kdsA gene encoding 3-deoxy-8-phosphooctulonate synthase, whose product MLNTLPNIKNFRDGNFFLLAGPCVVENEDITMRTAEHLKKVTTELKIPFVFKSSYRKANRSRIDSFTGLGDQEALKILQKVKNELELPIVTDIHLPEEAAVAAEVVDIVQIPAFLCRQTDLLVAAAQTKKIVNIKKGQFLAPGAMEFAAKKVSDAGNRQIMLTERGSTFGYHDLIVDMRSIPIMQQTGYPVVVDVTHSLQQPNTTSGVTGGLPNLIETIARAAVAVGTDGLFIETHPDPSIAKSDGANMLRLDLIGGLLERLVAIRQAINNF is encoded by the coding sequence ATGTTAAACACATTACCTAATATTAAGAATTTTAGAGATGGTAATTTTTTTCTGTTAGCCGGTCCTTGTGTGGTTGAAAACGAGGATATTACAATGCGCACAGCTGAGCATTTAAAAAAAGTTACTACAGAATTAAAGATACCGTTTGTTTTTAAATCATCGTATCGAAAAGCCAATCGTTCTCGCATTGACAGCTTTACAGGTTTAGGAGACCAAGAGGCACTTAAAATACTTCAAAAAGTTAAAAATGAATTAGAATTACCTATTGTAACAGACATTCATCTGCCCGAAGAGGCAGCAGTGGCAGCTGAAGTTGTTGATATAGTTCAAATTCCTGCCTTTCTATGCCGTCAAACAGATCTTTTGGTCGCTGCAGCACAAACAAAAAAGATTGTGAATATTAAAAAAGGTCAATTTTTGGCTCCGGGAGCTATGGAGTTTGCTGCAAAAAAAGTTAGCGATGCAGGAAACAGACAAATCATGCTAACCGAACGTGGCTCTACTTTTGGTTATCACGATTTGATAGTCGATATGAGAAGTATTCCGATAATGCAACAAACAGGCTATCCTGTAGTTGTTGACGTTACTCATTCTCTACAACAACCAAATACCACAAGTGGTGTAACAGGGGGACTTCCCAATTTAATAGAAACTATCGCACGTGCCGCCGTAGCAGTCGGAACAGATGGACTTTTTATAGAAACACACCCCGACCCAAGTATCGCAAAAAGCGATGGTGCTAATATGCTTCGATTAGACTTAATTGGTGGATTACTTGAACGTTTAGTCGCTATCAGACAGGCGATAAATAACTTTTAA
- a CDS encoding bifunctional 5,10-methylene-tetrahydrofolate dehydrogenase/5,10-methylene-tetrahydrofolate cyclohydrolase (catalyzes the formation of 5,10-methenyltetrahydrofolate from 5,10-methylenetetrahydrofolate and subsequent formation of 10-formyltetrahydrofolate from 5,10-methenyltetrahydrofolate), translating to MELIDGRKVSQTIKDEIAAEVLNIKTKGGKVPHLAVILVGNDGGSRTYVNSKVKTCGELGFKSTKLEYTDTISEQELLDKIHEINNDKDIDGLLIQLPLPEHISETKVLEAIDPAKDVDGFHPINMGRMLAGIPSFLPATPAGIIELLARYNIETSGKHCVVLGRSHIVGTPVSVLLSRKAKTGNCTVTLCHSRTKDIKQHTLQADIIVAALGQPGFLKADMVKEGVVVIDVGTTYVPDSSTKSGWRLRGDVDFDEVAPKCSYITPVPGGVGPMTIAMLMKNTLLSVKNRK from the coding sequence ATGGAATTAATTGATGGAAGAAAAGTATCTCAGACTATTAAAGATGAGATAGCCGCTGAGGTTTTAAATATAAAAACTAAAGGAGGAAAAGTTCCACACTTAGCCGTAATTTTAGTGGGAAATGATGGTGGAAGCAGAACATACGTCAATAGTAAAGTTAAAACTTGTGGGGAACTTGGTTTTAAATCAACAAAATTAGAATATACTGATACGATATCAGAACAAGAGCTTTTAGATAAAATTCACGAAATTAACAACGACAAAGATATTGATGGATTATTGATACAACTGCCTCTGCCTGAGCATATCTCAGAAACCAAAGTGTTAGAAGCTATAGACCCAGCTAAAGATGTCGATGGGTTTCACCCAATAAATATGGGACGAATGTTAGCAGGAATACCCTCTTTTTTACCTGCAACACCTGCGGGAATTATCGAGCTTTTAGCCAGATATAATATAGAAACAAGTGGTAAACATTGTGTTGTTTTAGGGAGATCACACATTGTAGGTACACCTGTAAGTGTACTTTTGTCTCGCAAAGCGAAAACAGGAAATTGTACTGTAACTCTCTGTCATAGTAGAACTAAAGATATAAAACAACATACTCTACAAGCGGATATAATAGTTGCAGCCTTGGGACAACCCGGATTTTTAAAAGCCGATATGGTAAAAGAGGGTGTTGTGGTTATTGATGTAGGAACAACATATGTGCCCGACAGCTCCACCAAAAGCGGATGGAGACTTAGAGGGGACGTAGATTTTGACGAAGTTGCTCCAAAATGTAGCTACATCACACCAGTTCCCGGCGGAGTTGGTCCTATGACAATAGCTATGTTGATGAAAAACACGCTTTTGTCAGTAAAAAACAGAAAATAG
- the ffh gene encoding signal recognition particle protein, giving the protein MFENLAERLERSFKILKGQGSITEINVAETLKDVRRALIEADVNYKTAKQFTDDVKKKAIGANVLKALKPNQVMIKIVHDELIALMGSEKADINLKGQPAIILMSGLQGSGKTTFSGKLANMLKTKRWRKPLLVACDVYRPAAIEQLHILGEQIDVPVFSNPDSKEPIKIAQDAVKEAKLKGYDTVIIDTAGRLAIDQVMMDEISGIKKAINPGEILFVVDSMTGQDAVNTAKEFNDRLDFDGVVLTKLDGDTRGGAAISIKSVVNKPIKFIGTGEKMEAIDVFYPERMADRILGMGDVVSLVERVQEQYDQEMAASLTKKLSKGQFNFNDFLAQIAQIKKMGNFKELASMIPGVGKAMRNMDIDDDAFKSIEAIIFSMTPQERENPAILNGSRRKRIADGSGTTVADVNKLLKQFEDTKKMMKMVSSGNMPQMMRNMPRR; this is encoded by the coding sequence ATGTTTGAAAATTTAGCAGAAAGATTAGAGAGATCATTTAAAATACTTAAAGGACAAGGTAGTATAACAGAAATTAACGTTGCCGAAACACTTAAAGATGTTCGTAGAGCACTTATTGAAGCTGACGTTAACTACAAAACTGCCAAGCAATTTACCGATGATGTAAAAAAGAAAGCAATTGGCGCTAACGTGCTAAAAGCGTTGAAACCCAATCAGGTAATGATAAAAATCGTTCACGATGAATTAATTGCCTTGATGGGTAGCGAAAAGGCTGATATAAACCTAAAGGGTCAACCTGCCATAATTCTTATGTCGGGACTGCAAGGTAGTGGTAAAACCACATTTTCCGGCAAACTTGCCAATATGCTGAAAACCAAACGTTGGCGTAAACCACTATTAGTTGCGTGCGACGTTTACAGACCAGCTGCTATTGAACAACTACATATTTTAGGCGAACAGATTGACGTTCCCGTATTTAGCAATCCCGACTCTAAAGAACCTATAAAAATTGCACAAGATGCTGTTAAAGAAGCCAAGTTAAAAGGCTACGATACTGTTATTATTGATACCGCAGGACGTTTGGCTATCGACCAAGTGATGATGGACGAAATATCGGGCATTAAAAAAGCTATAAATCCGGGAGAAATTTTATTTGTTGTTGACTCAATGACCGGTCAAGATGCCGTTAACACAGCAAAAGAGTTTAACGACAGATTAGACTTCGACGGTGTAGTCCTTACAAAACTTGACGGTGATACGCGTGGTGGTGCCGCCATATCAATTAAATCTGTTGTTAACAAGCCTATAAAATTTATTGGTACGGGCGAAAAAATGGAAGCAATCGACGTTTTTTACCCCGAGCGAATGGCGGACCGTATCTTGGGTATGGGAGACGTTGTCTCTTTAGTTGAACGCGTTCAAGAGCAGTACGACCAAGAGATGGCTGCCTCGCTTACAAAAAAACTAAGCAAGGGACAATTCAATTTCAACGATTTCTTAGCGCAAATTGCTCAAATTAAAAAAATGGGTAATTTTAAAGAGCTCGCCTCAATGATACCTGGTGTAGGCAAAGCAATGAGAAATATGGATATTGACGACGATGCATTTAAAAGTATTGAAGCCATTATTTTCTCTATGACACCACAAGAGCGAGAAAATCCCGCAATACTCAATGGATCAAGACGCAAAAGAATTGCAGACGGCTCTGGAACAACCGTTGCCGATGTAAACAAACTTTTAAAACAGTTCGAGGATACCAAAAAAATGATGAAAATGGTTTCGTCAGGCAATATGCCGCAAATGATGAGAAATATGCCAAGAAGATAG
- a CDS encoding major facilitator superfamily domain-containing protein 1 translates to MTEAIKKSLRDSATARWIVLALISSTMFFAYFFVDIASPLKTMFERDYGWSSEAFGFYGGQEFFFNVFLGFLIISGIILDKMGIRFTLLTSGLTMIIGALIKVYALKFVDIDSHSTLFWMTYPNTVWVACLGFAVFGVGVEMAGITVSKTIVKWFQGKELALAMGLEMAIARLGVFAVMWLSPIIAEKYNGPSSSFIWGTAFLCIGFLTFLIYTFMDAKLDKQEKIAETSNPEDEFKISDIGKIFSNPGFLAIAGLCVLFYSAIFPFQRFAPQMLASKLMVEEAIASRYVSMFPIGAMILTPFIGYFLDKKGLGAKMMLYGAILLTISHLIFALVPTESFNAFTAIFTIVILGIAFSLVPASMWPSVPKIVENRYLGSAYGLIFWIQNIGLWGVPMLIGYVLTSTNPGVSEAIRAGTMDASAYNYTVPELVFAGFGLAAIILSLVLRRVDKKRGFGLDLPNKA, encoded by the coding sequence ATGACAGAAGCTATTAAAAAGTCGTTGCGTGATTCGGCAACGGCGCGTTGGATTGTGTTAGCATTAATATCATCAACAATGTTTTTTGCTTATTTCTTTGTTGATATTGCATCGCCGTTAAAAACGATGTTTGAAAGAGATTATGGTTGGAGTTCCGAAGCATTCGGGTTTTATGGAGGACAGGAATTCTTTTTCAACGTCTTTTTAGGATTTCTAATCATTTCTGGAATTATTCTCGATAAAATGGGAATACGTTTCACCTTGTTAACTTCAGGGTTGACCATGATTATTGGTGCTTTGATTAAAGTTTATGCTCTGAAATTTGTTGATATTGATTCTCATAGCACTCTGTTTTGGATGACATATCCCAATACTGTTTGGGTAGCCTGTTTGGGCTTTGCGGTTTTCGGAGTTGGTGTAGAAATGGCGGGAATAACCGTATCGAAAACAATTGTGAAATGGTTCCAAGGCAAAGAGTTGGCTTTGGCAATGGGGTTGGAAATGGCAATTGCACGTTTGGGCGTTTTTGCAGTAATGTGGTTATCTCCAATTATTGCGGAGAAATACAATGGACCCTCTAGTTCATTTATTTGGGGTACAGCTTTCTTGTGTATTGGATTCTTGACGTTTTTGATATACACATTTATGGATGCGAAACTCGATAAGCAAGAAAAGATCGCTGAAACATCAAATCCAGAAGATGAATTTAAAATTAGTGATATTGGAAAGATTTTTTCAAATCCAGGATTCTTGGCTATTGCAGGTTTATGTGTACTGTTTTATTCAGCAATTTTTCCATTCCAACGATTCGCTCCGCAGATGTTAGCCAGTAAATTAATGGTTGAGGAGGCTATTGCTTCTAGATATGTGTCGATGTTTCCGATTGGAGCAATGATTTTGACACCTTTCATTGGATATTTCTTAGATAAAAAAGGTTTAGGTGCAAAAATGATGTTGTATGGAGCTATTTTGTTAACAATATCACATCTAATATTTGCATTGGTTCCAACTGAATCATTTAATGCATTTACAGCAATATTCACAATAGTAATTCTTGGAATAGCTTTCTCATTAGTGCCTGCATCAATGTGGCCCTCTGTTCCTAAAATTGTGGAAAATCGTTACTTAGGCTCAGCTTATGGATTAATATTTTGGATTCAGAATATAGGCTTGTGGGGTGTTCCAATGTTGATAGGATACGTTTTAACATCAACAAATCCTGGTGTTTCTGAAGCAATTCGAGCAGGCACAATGGATGCTTCTGCATACAATTATACAGTTCCTGAGTTAGTGTTTGCAGGATTTGGGTTGGCTGCAATAATCTTAAGTTTAGTTTTAAGAAGAGTTGATAAAAAACGTGGATTTGGACTAGACTTACCAAATAAAGCATAA
- a CDS encoding pyridoxal phosphate-dependent aminotransferase, protein MQNFDEIIDRKNTNCVKHDGMESFIGAKDAIPMWVADMDFRTPKFIIDSIKKRLEHEILGYTFRSDIFYKSIIDWHKRRHGWQLKKEWLSFSPGVVAGFAIAIEQLTDIGDKIIVQPPVYFPFFQTINALNRVTVNNPLKLENGRLNMDFDNLSNIIDNKTKAIIISNPHNPGGTVWTKQELLTLNDICLKNNILVISDEIHADIVYQPHKYTPFASISKEASMNSITVMSHSKTFNIAGLSTSYVFTENKLMLEKYNKLLNTYHLNGGNIFGTEALIAAYNYGEEWLEDLISYLSGNIEFVDNYLKQKIPKIKAIIPESTFLIWLDCRDLGLNSNELKDFFYNKSKVAVNEGISFGQEGEGFMRLNIGTPRSIVEKAMTQIKHAYDKL, encoded by the coding sequence ATGCAAAACTTCGATGAAATAATTGACCGTAAAAATACAAATTGCGTTAAGCATGACGGTATGGAATCCTTTATTGGAGCAAAAGATGCTATTCCCATGTGGGTTGCCGACATGGATTTCAGAACGCCAAAATTCATTATCGATTCAATAAAAAAGAGATTAGAACACGAAATATTAGGCTACACTTTTAGGAGCGATATTTTTTATAAGAGTATAATTGACTGGCATAAAAGAAGACATGGTTGGCAATTAAAAAAAGAGTGGTTGTCGTTTTCTCCGGGTGTCGTTGCTGGATTTGCCATTGCGATTGAGCAACTTACAGATATTGGCGATAAAATAATTGTTCAGCCACCTGTTTATTTTCCGTTTTTTCAAACAATTAACGCTTTAAATAGAGTAACCGTTAACAATCCTCTTAAATTAGAAAACGGCAGATTAAATATGGACTTCGACAATCTGTCCAATATAATTGACAATAAAACTAAAGCAATAATAATCAGTAACCCTCACAATCCGGGTGGAACTGTTTGGACCAAACAAGAACTGCTAACATTAAATGATATTTGCTTAAAAAACAATATATTAGTGATCTCTGACGAGATTCACGCCGATATTGTTTATCAGCCACATAAATATACACCTTTTGCCAGCATTTCCAAGGAAGCATCTATGAATTCTATAACCGTAATGTCGCACAGTAAAACATTCAACATTGCGGGTCTCAGCACATCTTACGTGTTTACGGAAAACAAGCTGATGTTAGAAAAATATAATAAACTGCTAAACACTTATCATTTAAATGGTGGTAATATTTTTGGAACAGAGGCTTTAATCGCTGCATATAATTATGGTGAGGAGTGGCTCGAAGATTTAATATCTTATCTATCTGGCAATATCGAATTTGTTGATAATTACCTTAAACAGAAAATTCCAAAAATAAAAGCTATAATCCCGGAATCAACGTTCCTAATTTGGTTAGATTGTCGAGATCTTGGGCTTAATTCAAATGAATTAAAAGATTTCTTTTACAACAAGTCAAAAGTAGCTGTCAATGAGGGGATCTCTTTTGGACAAGAAGGCGAGGGTTTTATGCGTCTTAATATTGGTACCCCACGTTCAATAGTTGAAAAGGCAATGACACAAATTAAACATGCTTATGATAAGTTGTAG
- a CDS encoding HU family DNA-binding protein yields the protein MNKAQLIDAMAAKAGLTKTDTKKALEAFMESVSDALKAGDRVGLVGFGSFSVAKRKARTGRNPKTRQKIQIPAKNTVKFKAGSELSNGVN from the coding sequence ATGAACAAAGCACAATTAATTGATGCAATGGCAGCAAAAGCTGGCTTGACAAAAACCGACACAAAAAAAGCTCTAGAAGCTTTCATGGAATCAGTATCAGATGCACTAAAAGCCGGAGATCGCGTAGGTCTTGTGGGTTTTGGTTCTTTTAGCGTTGCAAAACGCAAAGCTCGCACTGGTAGAAATCCAAAAACTCGTCAAAAAATTCAAATTCCTGCTAAAAACACTGTTAAATTTAAAGCAGGTAGCGAACTTTCAAATGGTGTAAATTAA
- a CDS encoding serine hydrolase, protein MRLLTTLVLLIILFGSTYPNTYKSFNERVKNIDNIESEPFIIDTANHWVDSVFNSLTLRERIGQLMMISAYSNQGTEHINAISGQIKKYNIGGVIFMKGSPIRQAIFTNHIQSIAKTPLLIAIDGEWGLSMRLDSIKPFPRQMMLGAINNEELIYDMGTEIARQCRLMGIHINFAPVLDINNNPKNPVINSRSFGEDKKQVLRRGYAYMAGMQDNGLLVSAKHFPGHGDTDTDSHHNLPVLNHSRKHLEQNELYPFKHLIDLGLTGIMVAHMHITAFNPSQAIPATLSKEIVTDLLIDKYGFKGIIYTDAMNMGGVANKYKPEEAALMAFKAGNDIILFPPDVEKSIKRIEKAVKNKEIDIKEINRRCKKILGAKFYAHLNEYKPIETDNLIADLQTGETEYLNHSIAAEAITLLSNHNDLIPLQSVENDLYVINIESSENNNFINRAKNYSQISCNTVTKHTTAPEKQLIINKASTLPYVVIAWHGISQYPANNYGVSSQIIEFINNISKNSKVILVVFGNPYVLNSVQTKQINSIIVTYEDNPYTNDYAAQTIFGGIDTKGKLPVSLEEFKVNTGLTTKKTRLGFIHPKTIGADISKLNEIDDLMNSAIINKMTPGAQVLCAKNGYVFYNKNIGYHTYDSIIAVSDNSIYDLASLTKILVTTPLLMHLYEQKKLKLNTPLGHYLPLEPDKLDIPIIDMLAHQAKFKPWIPFYRLTLDDSLNYKPGYYSTIDTGNFFIPVAKNLFTIPEIADTIFHILDTTPLNPKKEYLYSDIPFYHFMHLIEYIEYKEIDELIDSLFYKPLSLNNLKFYPSKHFDIDRIVPTENDTIFRKQLIHGYVHDQGAALLGGKSGHAGLFGNATEVAIFGQMLLNKGEYGNRHYFDKSTVDFFTTAHFANDNNRRGLGFDKPEIKKNTLGPTFNEISQSSYGHTGFTGTYFWIDPEKQIIYVFLSNRIYPDANNKKLSKYNIRTRVHSKFYEAFTQSSQFLISDNEIQ, encoded by the coding sequence ATGAGACTATTAACCACTTTGGTTTTATTAATTATATTGTTTGGATCAACATATCCCAACACTTATAAAAGTTTTAATGAGCGTGTTAAAAACATTGACAACATAGAATCTGAACCTTTTATTATTGATACAGCAAATCATTGGGTTGATTCTGTGTTTAACTCACTAACTCTACGCGAACGTATTGGACAGTTGATGATGATTAGTGCCTACTCAAACCAAGGCACAGAACATATTAATGCCATATCAGGGCAGATAAAAAAGTACAATATAGGCGGAGTAATTTTTATGAAGGGCTCTCCTATTAGGCAAGCTATATTCACAAATCATATTCAGTCAATTGCAAAAACACCACTACTAATAGCAATTGACGGCGAATGGGGTTTGTCAATGAGATTAGACAGTATCAAACCTTTTCCACGTCAAATGATGTTAGGGGCAATTAATAATGAGGAACTGATATACGATATGGGCACTGAAATAGCCCGTCAGTGTCGTCTTATGGGAATACATATAAACTTTGCACCTGTTCTCGATATAAATAACAATCCTAAAAACCCTGTGATAAACAGTCGCTCTTTTGGAGAAGACAAGAAACAAGTTTTAAGACGAGGTTACGCATATATGGCCGGCATGCAAGACAATGGACTGCTCGTATCAGCAAAACATTTTCCTGGACATGGCGATACCGACACCGATTCACACCATAATCTTCCTGTTCTCAATCATTCGCGTAAACATCTTGAACAAAATGAGCTATATCCTTTTAAACACCTTATAGACTTGGGATTAACAGGAATTATGGTAGCGCACATGCATATAACAGCATTTAATCCTTCTCAGGCAATTCCTGCAACTTTGTCCAAAGAAATCGTAACCGACTTATTAATAGATAAATACGGATTTAAGGGTATAATCTATACCGACGCAATGAATATGGGTGGAGTTGCTAATAAATATAAACCCGAAGAAGCTGCGCTTATGGCTTTTAAGGCAGGCAACGATATTATTTTATTTCCACCAGACGTTGAAAAGTCAATAAAGAGAATTGAAAAGGCTGTTAAAAACAAAGAAATTGATATCAAGGAAATCAACAGAAGATGTAAAAAAATATTGGGAGCAAAATTCTATGCGCACCTGAATGAATATAAACCAATTGAAACTGACAACCTTATAGCCGATTTACAAACAGGTGAAACAGAATACCTTAATCATTCTATAGCAGCCGAAGCAATAACACTATTATCAAATCACAATGATTTAATCCCTTTGCAATCAGTTGAAAACGATTTGTACGTTATCAATATTGAGTCGTCTGAAAACAATAACTTTATCAACCGAGCAAAAAATTATTCACAAATAAGTTGTAATACAGTAACAAAACATACAACCGCTCCCGAAAAACAGCTTATAATTAATAAAGCATCAACATTGCCATATGTGGTTATTGCATGGCATGGAATTTCTCAATATCCTGCTAATAATTATGGTGTAAGCTCTCAAATCATTGAATTTATAAATAATATATCAAAAAACAGTAAAGTAATATTAGTGGTATTTGGCAATCCTTATGTTTTAAATAGTGTTCAAACTAAACAGATAAACTCAATTATAGTTACTTACGAAGATAATCCTTATACAAATGATTATGCAGCACAAACCATTTTTGGTGGCATTGATACGAAAGGCAAACTCCCTGTTTCGTTAGAAGAGTTCAAAGTCAACACGGGACTGACAACAAAAAAAACAAGATTGGGATTTATTCATCCAAAAACAATTGGGGCAGATATTTCTAAATTAAACGAAATAGATGATTTAATGAACAGTGCTATAATCAATAAAATGACCCCAGGAGCTCAAGTTTTGTGCGCGAAAAACGGCTATGTGTTTTATAACAAAAACATTGGATACCACACCTACGATTCAATTATCGCCGTTTCTGACAATAGTATTTACGATTTAGCTTCACTTACTAAAATATTGGTTACCACACCATTATTAATGCATCTATATGAACAGAAAAAACTAAAACTTAATACGCCATTGGGGCACTATTTGCCATTAGAGCCTGATAAGCTCGATATTCCGATAATTGATATGCTAGCACATCAGGCTAAATTCAAACCTTGGATACCTTTTTATAGGTTAACTCTTGATGATTCATTAAATTACAAACCGGGATACTATTCGACTATCGACACAGGAAATTTTTTTATTCCCGTAGCAAAAAACCTGTTTACTATTCCCGAAATAGCTGATACCATATTCCATATACTTGACACAACCCCATTAAATCCCAAAAAGGAATACCTATACAGTGACATTCCATTTTATCATTTTATGCATTTAATTGAATACATTGAATATAAAGAGATTGACGAACTTATTGATAGCCTATTTTATAAACCCCTTTCACTAAATAATTTAAAGTTTTATCCGTCAAAGCATTTTGATATAGATAGAATCGTACCTACCGAAAACGATACAATATTTAGGAAACAGCTAATACATGGATATGTACACGATCAAGGTGCTGCATTATTAGGTGGGAAAAGTGGTCATGCCGGATTGTTCGGCAATGCGACAGAAGTTGCAATATTTGGACAAATGCTATTGAATAAAGGAGAGTATGGTAATAGACATTATTTCGATAAAAGCACAGTTGACTTCTTTACAACAGCACATTTTGCCAATGATAATAACAGACGTGGCTTAGGTTTCGATAAACCTGAAATTAAAAAAAACACGTTGGGTCCAACCTTTAACGAAATATCTCAGTCTAGCTACGGACACACAGGATTTACAGGCACATACTTTTGGATTGACCCTGAAAAACAAATTATCTATGTTTTCTTATCAAATAGAATTTATCCAGATGCAAATAACAAAAAACTAAGCAAATACAATATCAGGACAAGAGTACATAGCAAATTTTATGAAGCTTTTACTCAAAGCTCACAATTTTTGATATCAGATAACGAAATACAATAG